Genomic window (Ostrinia nubilalis chromosome 20, ilOstNubi1.1, whole genome shotgun sequence):
CACACCCATGTgcgttattttattattttctatattattggttaatattcaAGCATACACCCACCACATCACGCCCTATTATGGCAAGGCTTAACGATAatctttattaattagtattttatATGACAGCGATACCAAAATCTGGCGACTAAGCTTAGTACAGATAATTGCAATTTATCATAGTATAATAAACCTGTACGATGTTAAGGATTAATATGTACTTAATTAATGAGTTACAATTAAAGGTTTTTTGATAACACTAATcctaaataacatattatttatcaGCGTAAAGGCTttactttaaaacaataacaataaattatacttGCGTCATTCGtgtgcaaaataaaatatttgatccAAAATTCCCCAAAAGTTTTTAgtggtttttagggttccatagCCCAATGGCAAAAAATGGAACCCTTATAGATACGAcaaacgagatctagtaagtagtttttttttaatacctcgtaaatcgtaaaccgcttattactgcgtaatctttcatacaaataacttaaattaaaaaaatgataattttaatttcataaatcaatagtacggaaccctttgtgagtgagtccgacacgcacttgccggttttttgtttttcatttctATACTAAACTAGCTACTATGTAAAGTATGGACTTTTGAGGGACTAAAGTTCATTCTCGTAGTTTTTTGACACAATTAGgttgatcatcatcattctcTGAAGCTTGTGATAAGATACATTAAGATAGTGAGCGGATACTACACAGAATGGCAATCTTATCAGAATCTATAATTTTTCTATAACTGTATCAACATCCGACTATAATTGactgataaaataatttattttttgtccaATTTCACCGATAAAAATAGACCTACTTAATTGCATTCTTCTTCTGATGTAAGTATGAAGAAgtcgtaatttttttaatacggGTTAACTTACAGCGCTACTTACCCTATCTCTGTGGATCAGTGGTCATAATAGAATAGTCACGCGGTAAGCGGATGgtcatgggttcgattcccattcGAGGCAatcgatttaaaaaatatatagaagTTGCAGATGCCTAACAAATTATAGCCATGTCCTTAGTGGAAAAAACTTGACAATTAATCTTAAGAACTTTTACATCATAACAAATGAACTGTCGAAAGCTCTTCTAGCTATGTTTCATTTGCGACGCAAAATATCACTTATTACGATTCCCTGAGATTAGAAATGTCGTCGTATAAAAACCTCGTGACTTTGTACCTAAATCCAAATGAATCAACCCATATTGTTTATCGcgatattttttacttattttataacgtTGATATAGttttaatctatttttatttgccCAGCGTTACTTGATAACGGTATCATTGGTTTATTGGTATTTGTATTAGTAATACCGAATTATCTTCCAATCTTTTCGATATAGTTATTCCTATATCGTGCACCAATACTTATCTTTTGCCAATCCTGTTTTTAGATTTGTAAAAAACATGCGTATGCATGGGGTTTGGGACGTCAAaagtcagcgagacttcaaatgtgCTTCATTTGTATGCTCTGTAAAGTCATACtcaacgtcaaataaatcgcaccttccgcgacgcgaactttaaagatttttttctgccacaatcatggtgccccaacaatattggtgttatttgaaagcccaataaatattcttaaagaaaaacacatttaatttcttaaataaatgattaacatatacaataaatgtgacttgaaaaagacctcacttggggctcacctctgggatcaattagaccaatttttatggttataaaaccaaataatgatctcacgtgtcctctttagcagatggatagcgattaatcccaacttaacagttttaaagccataaaagttggcccAAACgttactacctattttttgtagAAGCGACTCTGAATCCTTTTAAAGActcatttttggggtaaaaacctttcctttaatgaaattaagcttagaactaggctttcaaatggtgcaaatattggtgggaagtggggatgcatacctacgtttgaaagtgcttgtcgcgggaggtgcgatttatttgatgtcgagtgtatgtcaatgtcacccctcccgtgccgctcccatgccTCAGCCACAAACTGAGTAAGAGCTAGACCAATAGTCACATGAGTATTTAGATATTGTTCACCATTAGCAACGATCATTAACTGATTTAAGATTAGATTGTGATAAAATTACGTCAGGCAACAattgtttgtaataaaataatctatGTCGTCACAAtcacaattaattaaaatttgtaaatattgtgtttGTGCATGTgctactaaataattttatagagGTTATATCAAAGTATAATTTTCGAAATATTACCTGGGCGGCCCGCCCTAACTTGAAAGTgtctgtattattataatgcctagatggcgctgtacgcaTTACGCTACATTGGTTTGCTTTAGCTTTTTGCATATAGAGCCTATCAATTTATGAGTCTTTCAGGAATAAAAAGATATTTCTATTTCATTCTGACTTCTTAAGGAGTGCCTATACGTAtctttaatttattgaattgaTACGAATTACAGAGAACTGTCAGTTTGACAGTTGATTACAGACTAAACAAAAGCGTTTGCCAAAGTGTCTCACCTCTATCGAATCCGTAGCTTTGTCGTATCGTAAACGGATGCGTTACAAATCTATTAGCAGCGAGCTGTGTTCTCAACATTTGGTCCGTGTTTAGCATTGGGTCACTGTAGTAGCTGAAAGGGTGCCGGGGTTCCACAGGGTACGACATTTGGTCCTTTGTTCTATAAGGTGGCATCGGTAGGTTCAGTTTCATTGGCGTAGGGTATATCGGGTACGTGTTCCTTCTCTGTTCCAAGTTCAGTTTGTTTAGGATCATCTCGTTCTGGACTTCGCATGCCACATTGAACTTTGTCAACTTCTCATCTTCCACTTTTACTGGATTCTTCTCCTCGCTGACGGGCTCTGAGGTCTTCGCGTTGCATTTCAACGGCAGCGTCGGCTCATTACTCAAGTTTTTGTAAGGTTTCTTCGCTGAATCCTGAAGAATGTCTTCTATAAAAAACGACTTTTTCTGTCGACACGCGCACATATTGACGACCAGTTTAGCACTGCCGAATTCGTTATCACAGTGTTAATATTA
Coding sequences:
- the LOC135081715 gene encoding hematopoietically-expressed homeobox protein HHEX isoform X1; amino-acid sequence: MCACRQKKSFFIEDILQDSAKKPYKNLSNEPTLPLKCNAKTSEPVSEEKNPVKVEDEKLTKFNVACEVQNEMILNKLNLEQRRNTYPIYPTPMKLNLPMPPYRTKDQMSYPVEPRHPFSYYSDPMLNTDQMLRTQLAANRFVTHPFTIRQSYGFDRVGPACCSPWWSLGGRRKGGQVRFSAAQTGALERRFSASKYLSPDERRALAATLRLSDRQVKTWFQNRRAKWRRAAPDSADAGSPPTADEDDDEELLITEDD
- the LOC135081715 gene encoding hematopoietically-expressed homeobox protein HHEX isoform X2, whose translation is MCACRQKKSFFIEDILQDSAKKPYKNLSNEPTLPLKCNAKTSEPVSEEKNPVKVEDEKLTKFNVACEVQNEMILNKLNLEQRRNTYPIYPTPMKLNLPMPPYRTKDQMSYPVEPRHPFSYYSDPMLNTDQMLRTQLAANRFVTHPFTIRQSYGFDRGPACCSPWWSLGGRRKGGQVRFSAAQTGALERRFSASKYLSPDERRALAATLRLSDRQVKTWFQNRRAKWRRAAPDSADAGSPPTADEDDDEELLITEDD